In Paludisphaera rhizosphaerae, a genomic segment contains:
- a CDS encoding type II secretion system protein, whose amino-acid sequence MTPTPPIPTPDVGRLAARRRGFTLIELLVVMTIIGILISLILVAQADAVRQAEMRATQALILKLEGGLNDRLDALMQMKPLPNYTHAYLGGYYPGGSDVDGYPLMAPPAVNQANGQPDPLCKTLARSQAFALADYLKSEMPDVFFVQAGLSSTPNATDYPFNFAAHYILGTPTEAAAGLSGPLATVHANYILPLGHMVLGPRDNENLAGWRTGYGDSHYYTNTVTGAVMFFSSAPELGHAGRGIYGASYSVAAGLYKNLGYLPTGYDMVDNNGNGLIDEWSEGVDSTNSADVLVRLGSHTHDTARSEMLYALLVEGQGLLGSIFNADDFSDREVKDTDGDGLPEFVDAWGKPLQFYRWPTLYHSDTQRGQRIGPDLTNTSAPLVFLRPFDSTFETREQNPLDPNQSLTAPAFWLSTQNQGYPPLLAGSIGAKGAPTYSSGGVAAFEWFFHRLTEPMEYYVPDPTVSKYWDRANSASFGYRRAFFTKPLILSGGPDGTPGVVTVNPSSYSDPESTAQALISIENTAAQFLPSETMNSSLIIPKERFDMSQNPLSLQLWDSGQDDISNHTVTAAAGSGG is encoded by the coding sequence ATGACCCCCACCCCTCCCATCCCGACTCCCGACGTAGGACGTCTCGCGGCGCGTCGACGCGGGTTCACGCTCATCGAGCTGCTGGTCGTGATGACGATCATCGGGATTCTGATTTCGCTCATCCTGGTCGCTCAGGCCGATGCGGTCCGTCAGGCGGAGATGCGGGCCACCCAGGCGCTCATCCTCAAGCTTGAGGGGGGGCTCAACGACCGTCTCGACGCGCTCATGCAGATGAAGCCGCTCCCCAACTACACCCACGCCTATCTCGGAGGTTACTATCCGGGCGGGAGCGACGTCGACGGCTACCCGCTGATGGCCCCGCCGGCCGTCAACCAGGCGAACGGTCAACCTGACCCGCTGTGCAAGACGCTGGCGCGGTCCCAGGCGTTCGCTCTCGCGGACTATCTCAAAAGCGAGATGCCCGACGTTTTCTTCGTCCAGGCGGGGCTCTCGTCGACGCCGAACGCCACGGATTACCCGTTCAACTTCGCCGCGCATTACATCCTGGGGACGCCGACGGAGGCGGCCGCCGGCCTGTCGGGGCCGCTCGCGACAGTTCACGCCAACTACATCCTCCCCCTGGGTCACATGGTTCTGGGGCCGCGTGACAACGAAAACCTGGCCGGCTGGCGCACCGGCTATGGAGACAGCCACTACTACACCAACACGGTGACGGGGGCCGTGATGTTTTTCTCCTCGGCGCCGGAGTTGGGCCACGCCGGCCGGGGCATCTATGGCGCGTCTTATTCGGTTGCGGCCGGGCTGTACAAGAATCTCGGCTACCTGCCGACCGGCTATGACATGGTCGACAACAACGGCAACGGCCTGATCGACGAGTGGAGCGAGGGGGTGGACTCGACCAACTCCGCCGACGTCCTCGTTCGGCTCGGCAGTCATACACACGACACCGCCCGTTCCGAGATGCTCTATGCTCTGCTCGTCGAGGGGCAGGGGCTGCTGGGATCGATCTTCAACGCCGACGACTTCAGCGACCGCGAGGTCAAGGACACCGACGGCGACGGCCTCCCTGAGTTCGTCGACGCCTGGGGCAAGCCGCTTCAGTTCTACCGCTGGCCGACCCTCTATCACTCCGACACCCAGCGCGGCCAGCGGATCGGCCCCGACCTCACCAACACATCCGCCCCGCTCGTCTTCCTCCGGCCTTTTGATTCGACCTTCGAGACCCGCGAGCAGAACCCTCTGGACCCCAATCAGAGCCTCACGGCTCCCGCATTCTGGCTCTCGACGCAGAATCAGGGATACCCGCCGCTTCTGGCGGGATCGATCGGTGCGAAGGGAGCGCCGACGTACAGCAGCGGCGGCGTTGCGGCCTTCGAGTGGTTCTTCCATCGGCTAACCGAGCCGATGGAGTATTACGTCCCCGACCCCACCGTCTCGAAATACTGGGACCGCGCCAACTCCGCCAGTTTCGGATATCGCCGAGCGTTCTTCACCAAGCCGCTGATCCTCTCCGGAGGTCCTGACGGCACTCCGGGTGTGGTCACCGTCAACCCGTCGAGCTACTCAGACCCGGAATCCACGGCCCAGGCGTTGATATCGATCGAAAACACCGCCGCGCAGTTTCTGCCCAGCGAGACCATGAACTCGAGTTTGATCATCCCGAAGGAGCGGTTCGACATGTCGCAGAATCCGCTGTCGCTC